In one Papio anubis isolate 15944 chromosome 11, Panubis1.0, whole genome shotgun sequence genomic region, the following are encoded:
- the FAM204A gene encoding protein FAM204A isoform X1 has product MRRRDVDGVLRWLPGNPFLTEEKMWSGLLPPGLNESDAESNSEDDATLENSGLNLQEDKEDESIRKTEIIDFSTDEPQTETESNVNAYEECPSGIPVDMWNKFQELHKKHTEQKSTNSRFRGKKRKRSRKDKLKNEKESHSETSSNETQWKELTQYFGVNDRFDPPVKRKKVEKSGLEKRIDQAVEEWNIEKAEELSNQLATRELGVKIAKAVACHNFVKAKKEVENSQAARKKKKLAWGFEAKKRWETKSNMGYM; this is encoded by the exons ATGAGAAGGCGCGATGTTGACGGGGTCTTAAGATGGCTGCCGGGCAACCCTTTCCTGACAG AAGAAAAGATGTGGAGTGGGCTGCTACCTCCTGGCCTAAATGAAAGTGATGCTGAGTCAAACTCTGAAGATGACGCTACGTTGGAGAACTCTGGACTTAACTTACAGGAAGATAAAGAGGATGAGAgcatcagaaaaacagaaatcatagaTTTCTCAACAGATGAACCACAAACTGAAACAGAGTCAAATGTAAATGCCTATGAAGAGTGTCCTTCTGGAATTCCCGTAGATATGTGGAAT aaATTTCAAGAACTGCATAAAAAACATACTGAACAGAAAAGCACAAACTCAAgattcagagggaaaaaaagaaaacgctccagaaaag ATAAattgaagaatgaaaaagaatctCATAG TGAAACATCCTCAAATGAAACCCAGTGGAAGGAGCTTACTCAGTATTTTGGAGTCAATGATAGATTTGACCCacctgttaaaaggaaaaaagttgagAAG tcAGGCCTTGAAAAGAGGATAGACCAGGCTGTGGAGGAGTGGAATATTGAGAAGGCTGAGGAACTTAGCAACCagctagctactcgagag CTTGGTGTAAAAATTGCCAAAGCAGTTGCCTGCCACAACTTTGTAAAAGCCAAAAAGGAGGTTGAAAATTCACAGGCTGCCCGAAAAAAGAAGAAACTCGCATGGGG ATTTGAAGCAAAGAAGAGATGGGAAACCAAAAGCAACATGGGATACATGTAA
- the FAM204A gene encoding protein FAM204A isoform X2, translated as MWSGLLPPGLNESDAESNSEDDATLENSGLNLQEDKEDESIRKTEIIDFSTDEPQTETESNVNAYEECPSGIPVDMWNKFQELHKKHTEQKSTNSRFRGKKRKRSRKDKLKNEKESHSETSSNETQWKELTQYFGVNDRFDPPVKRKKVEKSGLEKRIDQAVEEWNIEKAEELSNQLATRELGVKIAKAVACHNFVKAKKEVENSQAARKKKKLAWGFEAKKRWETKSNMGYM; from the exons ATGTGGAGTGGGCTGCTACCTCCTGGCCTAAATGAAAGTGATGCTGAGTCAAACTCTGAAGATGACGCTACGTTGGAGAACTCTGGACTTAACTTACAGGAAGATAAAGAGGATGAGAgcatcagaaaaacagaaatcatagaTTTCTCAACAGATGAACCACAAACTGAAACAGAGTCAAATGTAAATGCCTATGAAGAGTGTCCTTCTGGAATTCCCGTAGATATGTGGAAT aaATTTCAAGAACTGCATAAAAAACATACTGAACAGAAAAGCACAAACTCAAgattcagagggaaaaaaagaaaacgctccagaaaag ATAAattgaagaatgaaaaagaatctCATAG TGAAACATCCTCAAATGAAACCCAGTGGAAGGAGCTTACTCAGTATTTTGGAGTCAATGATAGATTTGACCCacctgttaaaaggaaaaaagttgagAAG tcAGGCCTTGAAAAGAGGATAGACCAGGCTGTGGAGGAGTGGAATATTGAGAAGGCTGAGGAACTTAGCAACCagctagctactcgagag CTTGGTGTAAAAATTGCCAAAGCAGTTGCCTGCCACAACTTTGTAAAAGCCAAAAAGGAGGTTGAAAATTCACAGGCTGCCCGAAAAAAGAAGAAACTCGCATGGGG ATTTGAAGCAAAGAAGAGATGGGAAACCAAAAGCAACATGGGATACATGTAA